The Caenorhabditis elegans chromosome I genome includes the window CGTATCTTgcaaatttttgcgaaaaaaatcgtcgaaaaaacGAATGTTTTcgattgttaaaaaaaatcgaaaaaataaaatttttacatcAAATGTTTGCCGATTTTGATGAGATCAAGAATacaatttgttggaaaaatagagaaatgaccgaaaattttcgatttcaatcaattttccaaaaatatcgaataTCGAATAACATCcttgttcaaaaattctcacaaaaaaataattttcaatgtaaTATTTGCAGATAATCTGTATTCTCTCACCAGTCGTCAACGACGATGTTGAATGTTGGCTCCGTGCTCAAAGCAATGGAGCTTCTTCTCATTACGTATGCATTGAAAATGTTCCAAGTGTTCTCGAACCATCTCGATGCCATTTGCTTCAATTTGGATGTGCTACAAACGGACTTCGGCATGCGGAACGTAAGGTTCAAACGATAAATCGTGGAGGTATCACTTTTGAACATTTGTGCCAGGGTAAAATGCACGAGGAGACAAGTTCTATTCTTGTTGGTAAGGTTTACTTCTTCTActcaataaattcaaaaaaaaattccagatagTGCCATTGCTGACCTCGGATCTCCATCGAATTGGTTCGACAACACATCTTCCAAATTCATTTCTACCGCATTCTCTACAACTTTCCTTGTCAGACTTTCACAATCCAATTAGTTTATTTAAAACCCTTTTCCTGTTGACATACACTTTTTTTATTCGCCCAACATGGTTCAGtatcattttgatttttctccaGCGATCCCTCTATAGTCTCAATCACAATGAATCGAGTGATTTTCTTTGTTCTCAAAATAGTAAAATTCTTCCATAAGATATCCCAAATCAAACCAAATCGTGTAGTTTAGCATTTGTTCTCTTTCTCTAAAAATCCCACAGTCGGCGTTACTTTATCACTCcaatatcatttttcttcccTTTGGCAAGTCGTTGGAATATATCGGTGGTTTCGTATTGTCCCGTTTGACTTGCACATTTCCATTCTAAgaaccaaaactttttgaattttgaaatgtatctTCCATTCCATATTCTTGCACAAATCTTATATTTTGATATACCTTATTGTCCCAACCACGTCTACTTTTAGcaccgaaaaataaaatattagaGATCGAGAattcatgttttcaatttaaatttacaaaaagttttaattccTCCAAATTATCTCTTTTaatctctaatttttgaaattattattctgcttttcagaatttgaattaaaaataatgtaaTCAAGAGTCTCAAGATGCcggaaaataaagaaataattaCGATTTTCGAGAATTCTAGAAATTATACAAATTTAACCAGTGAAAGGtgagaaattttctaaattctaaaCTGAATACCGCATACCGTTAACAATGCAATGAAATTAATGTATAATGTGATTGTACATGCCCTTTTATTCTATCCATGAgctcatttttgattttaaaattcaaaaaatctccaCAAGAAATACTTTAATGTTTTCTATTTCTAGCACTTATTCGTTGGCCGGTGCACTACttctttctggaaaatatatgAATGATTGGTGGGAAATCACATTAAGCATATTTCTTTGGATGTCACTTTCTTTTATGGTAAGTTTTGGAAACatgaaatattattaaaatttctaatgttccaaaaattcgaagatttggcatttttgcatttccagaaaaaaaatctgtgtattatatttttttggcaatattATTAACACTTCTTTCAAAGTGGCTAGGATTACTCCAAACTCCGAGTCCCTACTTCTAAACACCTTTTAATTCACCAAAATGCCCTAACAAAAACTGACTTTATTACACAGACGAAAAATTGTTGGCAACAATactgtacccggtctcgatacgacacatttttaataaatgcaaaaaggtgtgtTCTGTAATTTAAAACTCCTGCCTACgggttttttaatttaattaatttattcctttgtaaaaaacaaaaataaataacgaTAAAAACAGATGAACGCACACCATGCACTCAACAAGTATATTAGTCGTGTCGAAACTGGGGTCTGTATTCTTTGGCATAATTTGCTACGGGTAATATGAcatattttattcagaaactattttttatgtttcaattGTTCCAGGTAATTAGTCTCGGAGCCACAATTCTTTCCCTTTTCACTCTTCGAAAACATCCATACGTTTGCTTTATTCCAATTCCATTTATCAGtaagattctgaaaatcttttttttttcataatttcaacttttcagtaaTGATGTTCATCATTCCTTTCGTTTTTGGTGCTCCTACGTCAATGGTTCTCGCACTGGCAATGTACGCTTCGAAAAATgtacgttaaaaaaaatttacttttcaaGAAGTTAAAAAGTTGagggaaaaaacatttttcaggctgTGAGCACTTGGTATTGTGCAATAATGGGTATCATTCAAACTCTTCTGATTTTCGTGACTTCTGTAACCCGAATCCACGCGACGCTGTAACTTATTGTGATTATGTAGAAACGATtgctttaataaatttttttagtttctttgtctataaaatctcgaaaagaaaaaaccatataaaaatttccagaaatgaaCAGAAATAATGGGAATCGAAAGATGGtgtagaagaagaaaaaacaaaagtctCGGGGTGCTTATAGTTATGCGAGTGAATCAGAGAAGACTTATCGAACGATTTTGTGGTTCATGCCAATGGGATAGGAGTAAAGCGATTAAGGACGCGGGATGGACTGGTGGGTAATCtatacaaaattgaaaaccgaaaaaaggTGTCATTAAATCATTACTAATCATCAAAGTGTTTTAGTGTCTAACAGCCTGTTTAcaataagaaaaagaaaatagaaggGGAAGTAGCATTGAGCATTTATTCGAGGTCTTTAACACGGGCACAAACATCAGCGGTGAATGAAGAGCAAGTTCCAGTACCTCCGAGATCTCCAGTTTTGGCACGTCCATCAGCAATTGCATCAAATACAGCCTTTTCGATACGAGCAGCGTGTTGTGGAAGGTTCTGAAAATGagcttgtaaaatttttagaccGACTACGATATAAAAACCATGTAACGGAGCATCATGACGGCAGATAGAAGAAGAGCAGTTGGGTTTGCTTTGTCTTGTCCAGCAATATCTGGGGCGGTTCCGTGAACGGATCTGTAAAGAAATTTGGTAagttttgtttgaataaaaaattgtatttcgctataaaataaagttttcaggttaaaaaaaattagatttaaattttattgagaagattaaaaaaatgcaagatttcatcaaattcaacttttttagtatttcctacttttataatttcgtattttttgctTTCGATTTCACTTCTATGtgtttatctgaaatttcagaaattaacaaaaattctaaactgAGTTCATTTCATTTGTCAAAgcattttttaacaaaaaacatacTCAAATACGGCGGCtccttttccaatatttccagATGGGGTGACTCCGAGTCCTCCAACAAGACCAGCGCACAAATCGGAAAGAATGTCTCCATACAAGTTTGGCATGACAAGAACATCGTATTGTGATGGATCCTGGACCATGTTCAAGCAAACTGTGTCGAGGTAGGCTTCCTAAAATTATagattataaattttaacagGAAgtggtttttctttaaattctaTTATTCATACCTTGAACTTGATATCTGGGTAGAGGGCAGCTTGCTCGCGGCAGATGGACAAAAACAAACCGTCGGATTGTCTCATAATGTTGGctgtaaaaataattgttttaattttctttttcaatttatattaCCTTTGTGGACAGCAGTCACAACTTTGCGCCCATTTTGACGAGCATACTCGAAGGCGAAGCTGGCGACATTGCGAGAAGCAGTTTCAGTAATAAGCTTGATAGATTGAACAACTCCCGGGACAATCTGAAACAATTATTAGGTGAtacatttattatttaatttaatatacCTCGTGCTCAATTCCAGAGTACTCTCCCTCTGTGTTCTCACGAATTGTGACAACATCGACATTGTCGTACAATGTCTTGTGTCCTTCAAGGGAACGGCATGGACGAACGTTGGCGTAAAGGCTAAACTCTTTTCTCACAGCCAAATTCAAAGATCTGTGTCCTTTTCCAATTGGGGTCTCGAGTGGTCCTTTAAGTCCaactttgttctgaaaaacgtAACAATCAGAAATAAAtgtacaattttcaaactaaccGCGTGCATAAGCTCGATGCAACGACTTGGAATACGGAAGACTCCATCGCGTCCCTTAACTGGAGTCACATCAACTGGGTCCCAAGCAATCGGGGCATCGGCGGCCTAGAAATAACATGATGTAAGACACacgaaataattgaaaattcacctCAAAAATCTTCTGTACAGAAGCTGAAATTTCCGGCCCAATTCCGTCTCCTGGAATTAAAGTGACACGGCGAACCTGAACAAAACTGGcttttttataaagtttcGAGGTTTCTTACGTCTCCGGAGCTGTATCTGATGGATTGTCCGACGGTAGACGACGCCTTTTTGATGCACTTGCCAAGCATTCTGAACCctggaaacaaaaatatttgagatggaaggaaaaattgagcgagaaagaaaatgaaaaagtatttacgatgcacattttttgagactATCTAGACGatcatattttggaaaatcaaaatttaacatCAGGAATCATTAATAAAATATGTTAAGCCTTAAATTAAAGAGCCAAGGAAAAGGGCGGTAGCAGGGCAGCCGAGGTGTTCGGTAGAGCGCAATTTATCGATCATTGGAAAGGGCGGCCAGCAAAAGCcagttgaaaaatagaaaagcaAATGGAGGGTGCGAGACGGGTATACAATAGACACATtgcatattgtttttttctgtttcgtttctctttttcttccgGATCCTTGCGTGCGTTTGTCGCAGCGTCCCGCTGCGTGGAAACAGCTAGCCAGATATAATCTCTTTGCACCTGTAGCTACGGCATCCTGCGACGtggatttcagtttttattgattatttaaaattataccACGTATGTAAACTAAATAATGGAACAcataatttttggtgaaaaactGTACTAAATGTACTATCATCTGACTTTCTCTTTCACTTGATATCGTACAATTAATGCGTAATTTGAGAGATAAGACATTAATGCATTATAAAGAAGATTTTCGAAGCTTCTTCCGTTTtaatcaagttttaaaaaataaattagtgaAAAACTATAACATTCTTCTAGGacacttttttaaagtatttatttaatcTTGTTTAAACGTTGACGTTAAAGGTGCACCCATGGGTacgttttcctattttcttttaatttttaatgaggaattcatctgaaaatgtgacataatttgtcaaattttggatatattttttcgcaaaaaaacttgattattATTAAGTTCgctgaaactctgaaaatagaTTAAACCGATAGTTTTACATTCTCTGaaacgttaaaatttttatttagtgAAATTGTTTCGTTGTTAAGCGTTTTAAAGCTGTTTATGTGTCAAATGTaagaaaatttagtaaaaggtgttgttttatcaatttacTTGCTGAAAAAAGGCAAAATCATTACAAtaatacagaaaaataaaaaaaaacaggattGAACAAGTTTAACGTTTCGAAGGCTGATTCTGTTCcgcccgtaaatccacacgcGCGTTAGGACACATTTTATGGTTTCGAGATAGGCGCCTTCAAAATTACTGTActtgtgtctgcgtctctgaTTTATACACGATGTTTTTAAGTGTCTCGTGGATTTTGACAACttcgaaaaatacattttatttttatttatttaattttcagtaaaatggCAATGAAAGAAGGCAGCTCAGTGGAGCAATTTGCAATGAGAAGTCGTGCAGCAAGGACTTCATCGAGTGAAGGTTTCCAAAACGATATGCCCACATACAAGGAtgtagtttttattgaaagaaaagtaaaaaacgGCGATACACTCAATAAATTGGCAATAAAATATCAAGTAAATGTGAGTTCTGTcggtttcaataaaatattttatttgcaatatttttcaggtagCCGAAATAAAACGAGTGAATAATATGGTATCCGAGCAAGATTTTATGGCACtttcaaaagtgaaaattccAGTTAGCCGAATGAGAATGGCGTTAGGCGTACAATCGGCTTTAAGCCAAGACGAAGAAGACGAAATTCTtattggttagtttttttttgctgagaTAAAGCTTTAATTTCTAAAGATTTACAGATATTGATGACAGAACTGCACTTCTGCGAGAAGATCGAGGCTCACGAGATCCCAGTGTCGAGGATATTTTCCATAAAACTGATACTAACATAGGTGAataaaagttaataaaaattattaaaaaacaaatagaaaaatttcagctcaagTTCGAGAAGCTCTTCCAGAAGAAAGTCACGGTGTCACTGGTTTTCATTTTGTAACCGCTCGAGCCCCAACTTCGTCATCTATTTCTGTTTGGATGGTTGTTTTAGGtaggttttttctttcttggtcgtataaaaatgtcaaatctTTGATATTtgagaattcattttttcaggagTTCTCTTGATCTTCTGTGTACTTCCTTTGGTGCTTACCTTCTACGAAGAGCAAGAAGAAGCCGCTCATCAACATAAGACTACACATGCCGCTTGAAAATTAACAcctttgtttaaaataattttattaatttattaatgttTTGCTTTTCTCCCCTTTCATATCAAAATCCCATCCCCATCCCTAGTGATAGTGTGATTCAACTCGCCATTTTCATCTCATTTCTTCGAAAACATTTCCTCTTGTTTGGGTAGCTGTTCCGTCTTTTGAAATCTTGTCCCCATGCTCGTTCTcgagaactgaaattttatttagtaCACAGGATGAACGCAAATGCATAATTTTTCTGTATCATTATAAAACAATAAAGTGATAAATACTTATAAGACAATGCAAACACGTGATAGCTCAAATAAGTTGGTTTGGTATGTATTTTGGGATAATATCatgatgaaacatttttacagtGATAATTGAGATATATAACTAGTTAGGTAGTTAACTTTGAATTGCATCGCTTTCATCACATGCCAAGCGGCAAAGCTCTTCCAGGTGATCAGTGACAGGAATGCTCATTGATGAAtccaagctgaaaattttttaaattaatgagaacttaaaattgttcatttaaTCATACCCTAAGACGCGAGTATTTAGTTGAtagaaaatttcttttgaagtTTGATAATCCAAATTTCTACACGCTGAATAACAAGTGATCAGTATGTGTGGAATGATGTGAGAAGATGTGATATTGAATGTGGAAATGAAGGAAAGTGACGGATTCTGCATGCggataaaattgaatattcgCTCGAAGACTATGTCGTAGTcggattctgaaattattaaatctttaaatataaaaaatgaagcaaatatcacaaaattcggtttaaaaaatatgcttttagtaaaaattaaactttttttgtaaattaccTTTCAGAAActgattgtttttcaatttgatcgTCATTTTATCCTTCATAGTCTGGTTTTTGGATTGAGCCACTTCATCACTCTTCCAGATTTCATTGATCAGAACTTCAAAACGATcatcaatctgaaatttgaatgttaaaaaattataattttgaactaTCTCGTACCATTTTCATCATAGATTTCGATTGTTCTTCGGTAATTGGAGGTTGTTGTTGTGATCCGGATGGTGTTGAGCGTTCGGAAGACGAAGGTTTCTTggaaactggaatttttattagttaattCTATTTTATCGGTAAAGGTGTAATTTACCTGGTGACATTAAAtcctcatcatcttcttcgttttcttgTTGTTCAGAATCAACTttctttttccgtttttcgggTTTTCCAGTTTTGTTCTTCGTCACCTCTCcgttcattttcttcattttttctgaaccaCCAGCAGCTTCACCAAGCGATTGAATATTCGAACCACGAGTTTTCCCATTACTTGAAAGATATTCACAAGCCGCGCGATgtgctttttttaaatcagaattT containing:
- the F43G9.13 gene encoding Vesicle transport protein (Confirmed by transcript evidence); this translates as MPENKEIITIFENSRNYTNLTSESTYSLAGALLLSGKYMNDWWEITLSIFLWMSLSFMVISLGATILSLFTLRKHPYVCFIPIPFIIMMFIIPFVFGAPTSMVLALAMYASKNAVSTWYCAIMGIIQTLLIFVTSVTRIHATL
- the idha-1 gene encoding putative isocitrate dehydrogenase [NAD] subunit alpha, mitochondrial (Confirmed by transcript evidence), translated to MLGKCIKKASSTVGQSIRYSSGDVRRVTLIPGDGIGPEISASVQKIFEAADAPIAWDPVDVTPVKGRDGVFRIPSRCIELMHANKVGLKGPLETPIGKGHRSLNLAVRKEFSLYANVRPCRSLEGHKTLYDNVDVVTIRENTEGEYSGIEHEIVPGVVQSIKLITETASRNVASFAFEYARQNGRKVVTAVHKANIMRQSDGLFLSICREQAALYPDIKFKEAYLDTVCLNMVQDPSQYDVLVMPNLYGDILSDLCAGLVGGLGVTPSGNIGKGAAVFESVHGTAPDIAGQDKANPTALLLSAVMMLRYMNLPQHAARIEKAVFDAIADGRAKTGDLGGTGTCSSFTADVCARVKDLE
- the lmd-1 gene encoding LysM domain-containing protein (Confirmed by transcript evidence), translating into MAMKEGSSVEQFAMRSRAARTSSSEGFQNDMPTYKDVVFIERKVKNGDTLNKLAIKYQVNVAEIKRVNNMVSEQDFMALSKVKIPVSRMRMALGVQSALSQDEEDEILIDLQILMTELHFCEKIEAHEIPVSRIFSIKLILT
- the lmd-1 gene encoding LysM domain-containing protein (Confirmed by transcript evidence) codes for the protein MAMKEGSSVEQFAMRSRAARTSSSEGFQNDMPTYKDVVFIERKVKNGDTLNKLAIKYQVNVAEIKRVNNMVSEQDFMALSKVKIPVSRMRMALGVQSALSQDEEDEILIDIDDRTALLREDRGSRDPSVEDIFHKTDTNIAQVREALPEESHGVTGFHFVTARAPTSSSISVWMVVLGVLLIFCVLPLVLTFYEEQEEAAHQHKTTHAA
- the F43G9.4 gene encoding PWWP domain-containing protein (Confirmed by transcript evidence) → MPNLNAVIAQNISKGDVIWVPYRKDPMWPALVNNAYPKKVSYSFFPLAPGVDETKRSRFSCAPKLTYALVTTEPLPENANSDLKKAHRAACEYLSSNGKTRGSNIQSLGEAAGGSEKMKKMNGEVTKNKTGKPEKRKKKVDSEQQENEEDDEDLMSPVSKKPSSSERSTPSGSQQQPPITEEQSKSMMKMIDDRFEVLINEIWKSDEVAQSKNQTMKDKMTIKLKNNQFLKESDYDIVFERIFNFIRMQNPSLSFISTFNITSSHIIPHILITCYSACRNLDYQTSKEIFYQLNTRVLGLDSSMSIPVTDHLEELCRLACDESDAIQILENEHGDKISKDGTATQTRGNVFEEMR